One genomic window of Roseobacter ponti includes the following:
- a CDS encoding amino acid ABC transporter permease — protein sequence MNRRQAYEAAERRRALSIAAVSTLAVLAAIVLLVPLAPGWPAVRASFFDPAVFAQTFPTLLQAFLIDVMIFAWSVPLILVLGLAIALARGARRPAFFPLRIFGAVYVDVFRGVPVVLTIYLIGFGVPGLGLPRPWNSPYIWGTVALVLTYSAYVAEVLRSGIESVHASQRNAAICLGLSERDTMRYVILPQAIRRVVPANMNMLVALQKDVALLSFIGPVEILRQAGIYKSLLANFTPYVAAAVIFLIVTVPATRYADYLLNRDRDARS from the coding sequence AGGCATATGAAGCAGCGGAGCGCCGCCGCGCGCTGAGCATTGCGGCTGTCAGCACGCTTGCCGTGCTCGCGGCCATTGTGCTGCTGGTGCCTCTCGCGCCCGGCTGGCCGGCAGTGCGCGCGAGCTTTTTCGACCCTGCGGTTTTCGCACAGACCTTCCCCACGCTGCTTCAGGCATTTCTCATCGATGTGATGATCTTTGCCTGGTCCGTGCCGCTCATCCTTGTGCTGGGGCTGGCGATTGCGCTGGCGCGCGGGGCGCGTCGTCCTGCATTCTTTCCGCTCCGGATTTTCGGCGCAGTCTATGTGGATGTCTTTCGCGGTGTGCCGGTGGTTCTGACCATCTATCTTATCGGTTTCGGTGTGCCGGGGCTCGGCCTGCCGCGGCCCTGGAATTCACCCTACATCTGGGGCACCGTGGCGCTGGTGCTGACCTACTCGGCCTATGTGGCCGAGGTGCTGCGCTCGGGCATCGAAAGCGTGCATGCAAGCCAGCGCAATGCCGCCATCTGTCTGGGTCTGAGCGAGCGGGATACCATGCGCTATGTGATCCTGCCCCAGGCGATCCGGCGCGTCGTGCCGGCGAATATGAACATGCTCGTGGCCCTGCAGAAGGACGTGGCGCTTTTGTCGTTTATCGGGCCGGTCGAGATCCTGCGTCAGGCCGGGATCTACAAGAGCTTGCTGGCCAATTTCACGCCCTATGTTGCAGCGGCGGTGATTTTCCTTATCGTGACGGTGCCTGCCACGCGCTATGCCGATTATCTGCTGAACCGGGACCGCGATGCCAGAAGCTAA
- a CDS encoding LacI family DNA-binding transcriptional regulator, translating to MSNHRVRNMEEFAAMSGLSRPTVSKYFHNPESVRPTTRKRIEEALAKYDYRPNVFAMNQNRKLTRNVGIVVPYLADPVFGEFARTIELRCVAAGYSPTVFSAHGDADHEVAVLESLRALKPAGVLMAPLGRGSDHRAVEKFCADVPTVLFDSELRDLGAAFVGADNPQFTRLMVDYLCRTGAPPCFFEMKTPANPNAGKRSKSYVQTMEKLGHTPEIIQATGTGWGFEEIGYTEGLRAFEAGAFTSDTILCSNDRLAIGLLTAAYEKGLRVGRGDDCAIRIAGQDDHPFSRFTCPPLTTIAQDFETISQQACELLVAVIEGAEIPHEKRFIEGRLVMRDSA from the coding sequence ATGTCGAACCACAGGGTACGCAACATGGAGGAATTTGCCGCCATGAGCGGGCTGTCGCGGCCGACGGTCTCCAAATATTTCCACAATCCCGAAAGCGTACGCCCCACAACGCGCAAGCGGATTGAGGAAGCGCTGGCGAAATACGATTACCGTCCGAACGTCTTTGCGATGAACCAGAACCGCAAGCTGACACGCAATGTCGGCATTGTGGTGCCTTACCTCGCGGACCCGGTCTTTGGCGAATTTGCCCGCACGATTGAGCTGCGCTGCGTGGCGGCGGGCTACAGCCCCACAGTGTTCTCCGCGCATGGCGATGCGGATCACGAGGTGGCAGTGCTGGAATCGCTGCGCGCGCTGAAACCGGCGGGCGTGCTGATGGCGCCGCTGGGACGCGGATCGGATCACCGCGCGGTCGAGAAATTCTGTGCAGACGTGCCCACCGTGCTCTTTGACAGCGAACTGCGCGATCTGGGCGCGGCTTTTGTCGGCGCGGATAACCCGCAGTTCACAAGGCTGATGGTTGATTATCTGTGCCGCACCGGGGCTCCGCCGTGCTTTTTCGAGATGAAAACGCCGGCAAACCCTAACGCTGGAAAGCGCAGCAAAAGCTATGTGCAGACGATGGAAAAGCTTGGCCACACGCCCGAGATCATTCAGGCGACGGGCACCGGCTGGGGATTTGAAGAGATCGGCTATACCGAAGGGCTGCGTGCCTTTGAGGCCGGCGCCTTCACCTCCGACACAATTCTGTGCAGCAATGACAGGCTCGCCATCGGGCTGCTGACGGCCGCCTATGAGAAGGGCCTGCGGGTCGGACGGGGCGATGACTGTGCGATTCGCATCGCAGGCCAGGACGATCATCCCTTCTCGCGCTTTACCTGTCCGCCGCTGACGACGATTGCCCAGGACTTTGAGACAATCTCCCAACAGGCCTGCGAGCTTCTGGTGGCCGTGATAGAAGGCGCTGAAATACCACATGAAAAGCGCTTTATCGAAGGCAGGCTGGTGATGCGGGACTCCGCCTGA
- a CDS encoding amino acid ABC transporter ATP-binding protein, whose amino-acid sequence MPEAKLSLRGVEKSFGANQVLRGIDMEVTEGEMICLIGASGSGKSTLLRCINQLEPIDEGRVLLDGQDISEPGLDLGPVRRRIGIVFQSYNLFPHMSALENVTLAPRRVLHEEATALQARAATLFARFGLAEHMLKYPDQLSGGQQQRVAVIRALAMRPEIMLFDEITAALDPELVGEVLAVLRQLREEGMTMLLATHEMGFARDLADRVCFMDGGVIVEEGPPEQIFSAPQVARTQAFLASVLRQ is encoded by the coding sequence ATGCCAGAAGCTAAGCTCTCCCTGCGCGGTGTCGAAAAGTCGTTCGGAGCCAATCAGGTGCTGCGCGGCATCGATATGGAGGTGACCGAGGGTGAGATGATCTGCCTCATCGGCGCTTCGGGGTCCGGCAAATCCACGCTGCTGCGCTGTATCAATCAGCTTGAACCCATCGACGAGGGCCGCGTGCTGCTTGACGGCCAGGACATCTCTGAGCCGGGGCTTGATCTCGGGCCCGTGCGGCGGCGGATCGGAATTGTCTTTCAGTCGTATAACCTCTTTCCGCATATGTCGGCGCTGGAGAACGTGACGCTGGCGCCGCGCCGGGTGTTACACGAAGAAGCCACAGCCCTGCAGGCGCGCGCCGCGACGCTGTTCGCGCGCTTTGGCCTCGCGGAGCATATGCTCAAATACCCTGATCAGCTCTCAGGCGGGCAACAGCAGCGCGTGGCGGTGATCCGGGCGCTGGCCATGCGGCCGGAGATTATGCTTTTTGATGAGATCACCGCCGCCCTTGATCCGGAACTCGTGGGCGAGGTGCTGGCGGTTCTGCGCCAGCTGCGCGAGGAGGGAATGACCATGCTGCTGGCCACCCACGAGATGGGCTTTGCGCGCGATCTGGCCGACCGGGTGTGTTTCATGGACGGCGGCGTGATCGTTGAAGAGGGTCCGCCTGAGCAGATTTTCTCGGCCCCGCAGGTGGCACGGACGCAGGCATTTCTTGCCTCGGTTCTGCGGCAATAA
- a CDS encoding ABC transporter substrate-binding protein: MTLRNALCAATALGLFAGGAIAETLTIATVNNGDMIRMQGLTDDFTEKTGHTVEWVTLEENVLRQRVTTDISTNGGAFDIMTIGMYETPIWAANDWLISLDDLSDEYNADDILPAMRGGLSLDGTLYAAPFYGESSMVMYRTDLMEAAGMEMPKAPTWEFIGEAARAMTDKENEIYGICLRGKAGWGENAAFLTAMSNSFGARIVDENWVPQYDSEAWSNTLNFYIDLMNDAGPPGASTNGFNENLSLFQQGKCGMWIDATVAASFVTNPNDSTVADKVGFALAPDNGLGKRANWLWAWALAIPAGTQKEAAAKEFIEWATGTGYIELVAENEGWANVPPGARTSLYENPNYKEVPFAQMTLDSILSADPNNPTVDPVPYIGVQFAAIPEWAGMGSEIGQEFSAALAGQQTADEALAKAQAIATDVMESAGY, from the coding sequence ATGACTTTGAGAAACGCACTTTGTGCGGCTACTGCGCTCGGGCTTTTTGCCGGCGGCGCGATTGCCGAAACACTCACCATCGCAACAGTGAACAACGGCGACATGATCCGCATGCAGGGTCTGACCGACGATTTTACCGAAAAGACAGGCCACACCGTTGAGTGGGTCACACTTGAGGAAAACGTCCTGCGCCAGCGTGTCACAACAGACATCTCCACCAATGGCGGTGCCTTCGACATCATGACAATCGGCATGTATGAGACACCGATCTGGGCAGCCAACGACTGGCTCATTTCGCTGGATGATCTCTCCGACGAATACAACGCCGACGACATCCTGCCCGCCATGCGCGGTGGTCTGTCGCTGGACGGCACGCTTTATGCGGCACCGTTCTATGGCGAAAGCTCCATGGTGATGTACCGCACCGACCTGATGGAAGCCGCCGGCATGGAAATGCCCAAGGCCCCCACATGGGAATTCATCGGTGAGGCCGCACGTGCCATGACCGACAAAGAAAACGAAATCTACGGTATCTGCCTGCGCGGCAAAGCCGGCTGGGGTGAAAACGCCGCCTTCCTGACGGCGATGTCCAACTCCTTCGGTGCGCGCATCGTGGACGAGAACTGGGTTCCCCAGTACGACAGTGAAGCATGGTCGAACACGCTGAACTTCTACATCGACCTGATGAACGACGCGGGCCCTCCGGGCGCATCGACCAACGGTTTCAACGAAAACCTGTCGCTGTTCCAGCAGGGTAAATGCGGCATGTGGATCGACGCGACTGTTGCGGCGTCCTTCGTGACCAACCCCAACGACTCTACTGTGGCTGACAAGGTCGGCTTTGCACTGGCGCCTGACAATGGTCTGGGCAAACGCGCAAACTGGCTCTGGGCCTGGGCGCTGGCAATCCCTGCCGGCACACAGAAAGAGGCAGCTGCCAAAGAGTTCATCGAATGGGCAACAGGCACCGGCTACATCGAGCTGGTTGCTGAGAACGAAGGCTGGGCAAACGTACCTCCCGGCGCACGGACGTCTCTCTATGAGAACCCCAACTACAAAGAGGTTCCCTTCGCACAGATGACGCTCGACAGCATCCTGTCCGCTGATCCGAACAACCCGACAGTGGATCCGGTGCCTTACATCGGCGTTCAGTTCGCAGCCATCCCTGAGTGGGCCGGCATGGGTTCGGAAATCGGCCAGGAGTTCTCTGCAGCTCTCGCCGGTCAGCAGACAGCTGACGAAGCGCTCGCCAAAGCTCAGGCGATTGCCACCGACGTGATGGAATCCGCAGGCTACTAA